A window from Candidatus Neptunochlamydia vexilliferae encodes these proteins:
- the rpsI gene encoding 30S ribosomal protein S9 has protein sequence MATKKINELIGVGRRKTAIASVRLRKGKGNIDVNGRTLEEYFTTPLQRETILSPLKKLELEGNYDIIIRAKGGGIEGQMIAARLGIARALVQEDEERRGSLKGEGFLTRDPRKRERQKCGQPGARKKFQFSKR, from the coding sequence ATGGCAACGAAAAAGATCAACGAATTGATTGGAGTAGGAAGACGCAAAACAGCGATTGCTTCTGTGAGACTTCGCAAAGGGAAAGGAAATATCGACGTGAATGGACGGACACTGGAAGAGTATTTTACCACTCCACTCCAAAGAGAAACGATTCTTTCTCCTTTAAAGAAGCTAGAGCTTGAAGGAAATTACGATATTATCATCCGCGCCAAAGGGGGTGGAATCGAAGGTCAAATGATTGCTGCTCGCTTGGGTATTGCCCGTGCTCTTGTCCAAGAAGATGAAGAGCGGCGTGGCTCTCTTAAGGGAGAAGGGTTTCTGACTCGTGATCCCCGCAAGCGTGAGCGACAGAAGTGTGGTCAACCTGGAGCGCGTAAAAAGTTCCAGTTCTCAAAGAGATAA
- the rplM gene encoding 50S ribosomal protein L13, with the protein MATRKNSTILLTKEEAQAARGWITLDAKGKTLGRFASEVAQILRGKHKTTFTPNADSGDGVIIINADQIAVSGNKEAQKVYRHYTGHMGGLREIPYRTMMQRKPTYIIRRAVQGMMPKTKLGKAQLKRLRIFAGDTHNQQAQKPLSVEV; encoded by the coding sequence ATGGCAACGCGAAAAAATAGCACCATTCTATTGACGAAAGAAGAAGCCCAGGCGGCAAGAGGGTGGATTACCCTCGATGCGAAAGGGAAAACCCTTGGCCGATTTGCTTCAGAAGTCGCCCAAATTCTCCGCGGGAAGCATAAGACAACCTTCACCCCTAATGCAGATTCTGGGGATGGGGTGATCATCATCAATGCTGACCAGATTGCAGTAAGTGGTAATAAGGAAGCACAGAAAGTGTACCGTCACTACACCGGACATATGGGAGGACTCAGAGAAATCCCTTACCGGACAATGATGCAGCGGAAACCGACCTATATCATCCGCCGTGCTGTTCAGGGGATGATGCCAAAAACAAAATTAGGAAAAGCGCAGCTTAAAAGACTTCGGATTTTTGCTGGCGATACACACAACCAACAGGCGCAAAAGCCACTATCTGTAGAGGTATAA